A single genomic interval of Litoreibacter ponti harbors:
- the tmk gene encoding dTMP kinase — protein sequence MSGIFITFEGIDGSGKSTQSRLLAGRLEAKGHTVRLTREPGGSPGAEDIRRLLVEGEPGRWSAETEILLFTAARRDHLERTIQPALENDEIVISDRFADSTRVYQGATRGALRGIVDDLHARMIGREPDLTLIIDMDPDAALARGLARGSGEDRFEEFGIDFQRKLRAGFLRLAEDFPDRARVIDGTRGATEVGADIARVVDQFMAAR from the coding sequence TTGAGCGGAATTTTCATTACGTTCGAAGGCATCGACGGCTCTGGCAAGTCAACCCAGTCGCGTCTGCTGGCAGGTCGGTTGGAGGCCAAGGGCCACACCGTGCGCCTGACGCGCGAGCCCGGCGGCTCGCCCGGAGCCGAAGACATCCGCCGCCTTCTGGTCGAGGGCGAGCCGGGGCGCTGGTCCGCCGAGACCGAGATCCTGCTGTTCACGGCTGCCCGCCGAGATCATCTGGAACGCACCATTCAGCCCGCGCTGGAGAACGACGAGATCGTGATCTCGGACCGCTTTGCCGACAGCACCCGCGTCTATCAGGGCGCCACCCGCGGCGCGTTGCGCGGCATTGTGGATGACTTGCACGCCCGCATGATCGGGCGCGAGCCCGACCTGACCCTGATCATCGACATGGACCCGGACGCGGCGCTGGCCCGCGGCCTTGCCCGCGGCTCCGGCGAAGACCGGTTCGAAGAGTTCGGCATCGACTTCCAGCGCAAGCTGCGCGCGGGCTTTCTGCGGCTGGCCGAGGACTTCCCCGACCGCGCACGTGTCATCGACGGCACCCGCGGCGCGACCGAGGTGGGCGCGGACATCGCGCGCGTCGTGGATCAGTTCATGGCCGCGCGATGA
- a CDS encoding DNA polymerase III subunit delta': MSVVPADEALPQSDQIDGAPHPRETRELRGQGAAEAAFLDAFTGDRLHHAWMITGPRGVGKATLAWRLARFLLANPPARDDDMFGAPPPPTTLDIAPDHPITARMAAGSEPGLFVLRRPYDEDKKKFKQQITVDEVRKLKGFFSLSATEGGRRIVIVDAADEMNVSAANALLKVLEEPPADALLFLISHQPSRLLPTIRSRCRELRCTQLGAQDMAQALSAAGTDDAAQSSALTELSGGSVGEALRMIHLGGLDVYGELVALIGTMPDLDRPAAIALGEKAAARGQEARFELMLRLVDVLLARLARAGLGLPLSEAARGELATLARLSPNADAARRWATISADLSARAQHGRAVNLDPAALVLDMVLTINETAAKTAA; encoded by the coding sequence ATGAGCGTCGTGCCCGCAGACGAGGCGCTGCCGCAGTCCGACCAGATCGACGGCGCACCCCACCCGCGCGAAACCCGCGAGCTGCGCGGCCAAGGAGCCGCCGAGGCTGCGTTTCTGGACGCCTTCACAGGCGACCGGCTGCACCACGCGTGGATGATCACCGGTCCGCGCGGGGTGGGAAAGGCCACGCTGGCCTGGCGGCTCGCGCGCTTCCTGCTGGCCAATCCCCCTGCCCGCGACGATGACATGTTCGGCGCGCCGCCGCCGCCCACGACGCTCGACATCGCACCGGATCATCCGATCACCGCCCGCATGGCCGCAGGGTCGGAGCCGGGCCTGTTCGTGCTGCGGCGGCCCTACGATGAGGACAAGAAGAAGTTCAAGCAGCAGATCACCGTTGACGAGGTGCGCAAGCTCAAGGGCTTCTTCTCGCTCTCCGCGACCGAGGGCGGGCGGCGCATCGTCATCGTCGACGCCGCCGACGAGATGAACGTCTCTGCCGCCAACGCGCTGCTGAAGGTGCTCGAAGAGCCGCCGGCCGATGCGCTGCTGTTTCTGATCAGCCACCAGCCCTCTCGGCTTCTACCGACGATCCGCTCGCGCTGCCGCGAGCTGCGCTGCACCCAGCTTGGCGCGCAGGATATGGCGCAGGCGCTGAGTGCCGCGGGTACCGACGATGCCGCGCAAAGTTCGGCGCTGACCGAACTGTCCGGTGGATCCGTGGGCGAGGCATTGCGCATGATCCATCTGGGCGGGCTCGACGTCTATGGCGAGCTGGTCGCCTTGATCGGCACCATGCCCGATCTCGACCGCCCCGCCGCCATCGCGCTTGGCGAAAAGGCGGCCGCGCGCGGTCAGGAGGCGCGGTTCGAGCTGATGCTGCGACTTGTGGACGTGCTGCTGGCGCGCCTGGCGCGCGCGGGGCTGGGTCTGCCGCTGAGCGAGGCCGCGAGAGGCGAACTTGCGACCCTCGCCCGCCTGTCGCCCAACGCGGACGCCGCGCGCCGCTGGGCTACGATCTCTGCCGATCTGTCCGCGCGCGCGCAGCATGGGCGCGCGGTCAATCTTGACCCTGCCGCGCTGGTCCTAGATATGGTCCTTACCATCAACGAGACGGCGGCCAAGACTGCCGCCTGA
- a CDS encoding TatD family hydrolase: MSTPEITDSHCHLDFPDFADELPDTIARAHAAGVTKMVTICTKLRLEPQVRAIAEAHPSVFYAAGTHPMSAADEPMATVDELVALAQHPKMVGIGETGLDYYYTVESKDRQQESLRIHIEAARQTKLPLIIHARAADYDMARILAEEYAKDAYTCVMHCFSSSAELAQAALDLGFYLSMSGIAAFPKSQDLRDIFAAAPRDRILVETDAPYLAPPPHRGKRNEPAYTAHTARIAAEAFGMDYADFAAQTQANFARLFWKAA; encoded by the coding sequence ATGAGCACGCCCGAAATCACCGACAGCCACTGCCATCTGGACTTTCCGGATTTCGCGGACGAGCTGCCCGACACCATCGCGCGCGCCCATGCCGCGGGCGTGACGAAGATGGTCACGATCTGCACCAAGCTGCGGCTCGAGCCGCAGGTGCGCGCCATCGCGGAGGCCCACCCATCGGTCTTCTACGCCGCAGGCACCCACCCGATGAGCGCCGCGGACGAGCCGATGGCGACCGTGGACGAGCTGGTCGCGCTTGCGCAGCACCCCAAGATGGTGGGCATCGGCGAGACCGGGCTGGACTACTATTACACGGTCGAGAGCAAGGACCGGCAGCAGGAAAGCCTGCGCATCCATATCGAAGCCGCGCGCCAGACCAAACTGCCGCTCATCATCCATGCCCGCGCCGCCGACTACGACATGGCCCGCATCCTGGCCGAAGAGTACGCCAAGGACGCGTACACGTGCGTCATGCATTGCTTCTCGTCCTCGGCCGAGCTGGCGCAGGCGGCGCTCGATCTGGGGTTCTACCTGTCCATGTCCGGCATCGCCGCCTTCCCGAAAAGCCAGGATCTGCGCGACATCTTCGCCGCCGCTCCGCGCGATCGCATCCTGGTCGAGACCGACGCCCCCTACCTCGCGCCCCCGCCCCATCGCGGCAAGCGCAACGAGCCCGCCTATACCGCCCACACCGCCCGCATCGCGGCAGAGGCGTTTGGGATGGATTACGCAGATTTCGCGGCCCAGACGCAGGCCAACTTCGCGCGGCTGTTCTGGAAAGCGGCATGA